From the Palaemon carinicauda isolate YSFRI2023 chromosome 42, ASM3689809v2, whole genome shotgun sequence genome, one window contains:
- the LOC137632981 gene encoding uncharacterized protein, with the protein MTMAYPNAPPQRGRPPPNPAQIQKMLDENSQLIKTITEYQTQGKTHECFQYQQSLHRNLMYLASMADTSHNMAQLLPPPQLPPGPPGQVNEGPPQSGPPPPGQGPPGPHPPPGAYPGQQPAPYRPPGPPGMSGGSPGPGFRLPYGQPPHAQGPYSQPYPPQGQQYAQAGYPPSSSGPQVYPGNSSTPPAPGTKGYGTPPPPSSTGYQYQPPTSQPQSQPQPQPQSQPPPPTTVPTVSDHQPPQSYPGNNPPPSGMTYTSTPSSTAPISTPSSFSGPSHYPQGPPGPPGPPGGPPGPPGPPGPSGPPSGPPGPTGPSGPPGPPGGPSPQSFQMPPTSAAAPSPSVATSPGQPHSASSTPPASSAPPGGGTPTPTTVPTSMPMYPGSQPPPQSQPPPAPQPTAPAQTQTPTPTPTPTPTSHPSPVPPQTSQPQPQQTSSPNPPAVPSTPTPPASQSYTGTPPPVSQATTPSQQTSASAGPPPPPPSQQGPGPSPYPPPSQQYPGGGAQGYHQAYPSQYPPGSQGGYPPPGQYPGGQPYSQPYGSYPPPGSHPGYGGPMPNAQPAYQHPSGPGYAQGYPPPPGSQYAQYRPSPGQGPPQGQFPGYDQSRYPGYQPPPPPSGPPSAPH; encoded by the exons ATACCAGCAGTCCCTTCATAGAAATCTCATGTACCTGGCTTCAATGGCTGACACTTCCCATAACATGGCTCAGCTGTTACCC CCTCCTCAGTTGCCACCTGGCCCACCAGGTCAAGTAAATGAGGGACCTCCACAGAGTGGCCCCCCACCCCCAGGCCAAGGACCTCCAGGTCCTCATCCTCCTCCTGGTGCTTACCCTGGACAGCAGCCTGCACCTTACAGACCACCAGGCCCCCCTGGGATGAGTGGGGGTAGCCCAGGTCCAGGGTTCCGCTTGCCGTATGGCCAACCACCCCATGCTCAAGGCCCTTACTCGCAGCCTTATCCTCCTCAAGGGCAACAG TACGCCCAGGCGGGTTACCCTCCATCATCAAGCGGGCCCCAAGTATACCCTGGAAATTCATCGACACCACCTGCACCGGGAACGAAAGGTTACGGCACTCCTCCACCACCCTCCTCGACTGGATATCAATACCAGCCTCCTACATCACAACCCCAATCTCAACCACAGCCTCAGCCACAGTCACAGCCTCCCCCTCCTACCACAGTACCGACAGTATCTGATCATCAGCCCCCCCAGTCGTATCCTGGTAATAATCCACCTCCATCGGGGATGACTTACACTTCTACGCCTTCCTCAACGGCTCCAATATCAACACCTTCAAGTTTCAGTGGACCTTCTCATTACCCACAGGGTCCCCCCGGCCCACCTGGTCCTCCAGGTGGCCCTCCTGGTCCACCAGGCCCACCTGGTCCCAGTGGACCCCCTAGTGGTCCCCCTGGCCCCACTGGTCCCTCTGGTCCCCCTGGACCTCCTGGTGGCCCCTCTCCTCAATCTTTCCAGATGCCCCCCACTTCAGCAGCAGCTCCTTCTCCATCTGTTGCAACATCACCTGGCCAGCCTCATTCAGCCTCTTCAACACCCCCAGCGTCATCAGCCCCTCCTGGAGGAGGAACTCCTACTCCTACAACGGTGCCAACTTCCATGCCAATGTACCCGGGTAGTCAACCTCCTCCCCAGTCCCAGCCTCCTCCAGCACCACAACCCACAGCACCCGCACAGACTCAGACACCAACTCCAACACCAACACCTACCCCAACATCACACCCATCACCTGTCCCTCCACAGACTTCTCAACCACAACCACAGCAGACGAGTTCTCCGAACCCTCCGGCAGTTCCTTCAACTCCAACACCACCAGCGTCTCAGAGCTACACAGGCACACCACCGCCTGTATCTCAAGCTACAACTCCCAGTCAGCAAACATCGGCAAGCGCAGGACCACCCCCTCCTCCACCCTCTCAGCAGGGTCCAGGACCGTCACCATATCCTCCACCTTCTCAGCAGTATCCTGGTGGTGGGGCACAAGGATATCATCAGGCCTATCCAAGTCAGTATCCCCCTGGTTCTCAGGGAGGATATCCACCTCCAGGGCAGTATCCAGGTGGTCAGCCCTACTCACAGCCCTACGGTTCCTACCCACCACCTGGTAGCCATCCGGGCTATGGAGGTCCCATGCCAAATGCTCAGCCAGCTTATCAGCATCCCTCTGGTCCAGGATATGCACAAGGTTATCCACCACCACCTGGTAGCCAGTATGCCCAATACAGACCATCTCCTGGCCAAGGCCCTCCTCAAGGACAGTTTCCAGGATATGATCAGAGCCGATACCCAGGTTATCAACCTCCACCCCCTCCATCAGGTCCTCCCTCTGCTCCTCATTAA